A window of Clostridium novyi genomic DNA:
TTAATAGATGATGTTGTTGCACTTGATGAAAGAAGAAGACAAATATTAGTTGAAGTTGAAAAATTAAAAAGCAAAAGGAATAGTGAATCATCTCAAATAGGTAAATTAAAAAAAGAAGGTAAAGATACAAGTGATGTAATGGCTGAAATGAAGAAGCTTTCTGATGAAATTAAAGCCTTTGATGTAGAATTAAATGAAGTAGATGAAAAGATTAAATATATAATGCTTAGAATTCCTAATATCCCAAATCCTAATGTACCGGATGGAGAAAGTGATGAAGATAATGTAGAAATTAGAAAATGGGGAGAAGTAACAAAATTTGATTTTGAATCTAAGGCTCATTGGGACATTGGAGTTGATCTTGGAATACTGGACTTTGAAAGAGGCGGAAAAATAGCTGGTTCAAGATTTACTATATATAAAGGTTTAGGAGCAAGACTTGAAAGAGCAATTATAAATTATTTCTTAGATATGCATACAATAGATCATGGATATACAGAAATACTTCCCCCATACATGGTAAATAGAGAAAGTATGACTGGAACAGGTCAACTTCCTAAATTTGAAGAAGATGCTTTTAAGGTGGAGAATAATGGATATTTCTTAATTCCTACAGCAGAAGTTCCTGTAACAAATATGTATAGAAATGAAATATTAAATGGAGAAGAGCTTCCTATTAAACATGCAGCTTATAGTGCTTGTTTCAGAGCAGAAGCTGGATCAGCAGGAAGAGATACAAGAGGGCTTGTTCGTCAACATCAATTTAATAAGGTTGAACTTGTTAAGTTTGTTAAGCCAGAACAATCATATGATGAATTAGAAAAGTTAACAAGGGATGCAGAGGATGTATTAAAGGGTCTTGGATTACCTTATAGAGTAGTTAGAATATGTAAAGGTGATTTAGGATTTACAGCGGCCCTTAAGTATGATATAGAAGTTTGGATGCCAAGTTACAATAGATATGTAGAAATATCAAGTTGTAGTAATTTTGAAGATTTCCAAGCAAGACGTGCAAATATAAGATATAAAGATAGTCAAAAGAGTAAACCAGAATTTATTCATACTTTAAATGGTTCTGGAGTAGCAATAGGAAGAACTGTAGCTGCAATACTTGAAAACTATCAAAATGAAGATGGAACAGTAACAATTCCAGAAGCTTTAAGACCATACATGAGAAATTTAGAAGTTATAAAATAAATTTTAAAAAATATGTTGACAATGTGACGATATATTGCTATAATTTATATCGTCGCAACATGGAGAGATGGTCGAGTTGGTTTAAGGCACCGGTCTTGAAAACCGGCGTGCGTGAGAGCGCACCTAGGGTTCGAATCCCTATCTCTCCGCCATTTAAAAATAATTAATAAGAAGTTATTGACAAACTTGTGTATTAATAGTATAATATACGAGTAACACATGGAGAGATGGTCGAGTTGGTTTAAGGCACCGGTCTTGAAAACCGGCGTACGTGAGAGCGTACCTAGGGTTCGAATCCCTATCTCTCCGCCATTAACTTTTAAAATGTAGGACTTGGAGAAATACTCAAGAGGCCGAAGAGGCGCCCCTGCTAAGGGCGTAGGTCGGGTAACCGGCGCGAGGGTTCAAATCCCTCTTTCTCCGCCACAACACTCAATTTAATATTGAGTGTTTTTTAATGATGTCTAATTCCTATGTAGCATAGGAGCTATGATGGCATAAACTAATCTGCAGTAATGTTTAATGTTTGATTTTTTGTGGTTCCTATGTTAAAATATATATATATTATATATGCGCGAGTAGCTCAGTTGGATAGAGTAGCTGGCTACGAACCAGTTGGTCGGGGGTTCGAATCCCTTCTTGCGCACCAAAAGCTTTTGAAATAAAATATTTCAAAAGCTTTTTTTTATATTATTTTATAAAGTGAAAAATATAAATTTCATTATATCTCTTGATATTAAACTAAGGTTTATAATGTTTTTTTATAATAACAAATAGTATAATATTACATAATAATATAGTTATTAATAATAAATTAAAGGAGATAAGCTTATGAAAATAACGGTAATTGGACATTGGGGAGCATATCCTGAAAAAAATGAGGCTACAACAGGATATCTTTTACAGAGTGGAGAACATAATATTTTAATAGATTGTGGTTCAGGAATACTATCTAGGATTCAAGAATATATTCCTTTAAACAAAATTGATTCTGTAATACTTTCTCATTATCATGGAGATCATGTAGCGGATATTATTCCCCTTCAATATGAGGTTGGAATTTCTAGAAAATTAGGAAAAAGAGATAAAAAAATTCAGATATATGGTCATGATTTAAGCCCAAAATTTAATGAATTAACATTAAAAGGAGTAAGTGATAGAAATAAAATCGATAATAATATTGAAGTTATCATAGGAAAATTAAAAGTTACTTTTAAATGGGTTAAACATCCTGTTCCAACGCTAGCAATGAGATTTGAAGAGAATGGTAAGGTATTTGCCTATAGTGGTGATACTGAATGGTGTGATGGTGTTATTGATATAGCTAAAGATGCAGATCTTTTTATTTGTGAAACAAGTCTTTATAACAATGAATATGGAAAAGTAAAGGGTCATCTTACAGCGGGAGAAGTAGGAAAAATAGCTAACATCAATAATGTTAAAAAACTAGTACTAAGCCATCTACCTCACTATGGAAATTTAGATGACTTAGTTAAGGAAGCAAAACAAGAGTTTAATGGAGAAGTTTATAGGGCATTTTCGGGATTAAGTTTTCAATTATAGTTTAGTTCCTAATCGTTCCCCCATGGACACTTTAGATTCTATATTTTTTGAACTTTCTTCAATAATATCTTTATCTACTATAATTTTGTTTTTCTCAAAAAATAAAATTATAGTAGATCCTCCAAATTTAAAATAACCTTTTTCATCGCCTTTATAGACTTTTGCGTAAGGTTTATAGGTTTGTATTATTGATCCAACACAAGTAGCACCAACATCAACATATAATACATCTCCAAAGTTTTCAGAATGAAATAAACTATATTCCCTTTTATTTTCACAGAATAATCTTGGTATTTTTTCAAGGGCTATAGGGTTTACTGAATAATATGATCCTGAAATTTTTACAGTATCTTCACAAAATCCATCATCTATAAAATGGAACCTATGATAATCAACAGGTGCCAATCTTAAAATAAAGCAAGTACCTCCTGAATATTTTTCAGCTAATTTTTTATTGTCTAATAGTTCTTCTAATGAATATGTAAGATTTTTAACTTGAATAATGTTTTTAATATCTATATTTTCATAAACTAACAGTCTTCCATCACCAGGTGATATTAATATATTTTTAGAATAATCAATAGGACGAGCCTCTTTTTTTAACTTTCTATAAAAAAATTCATTAAAAGATTTAAAATTGGATTTGGATGATTTAAATTCTTTTTCATCTATATTAAAGTTTTTAATAAATGTATTTATTTTTTTCTTACTAAATTTTGTATCACAAAATTTACCATAGAACTTTGAAAATAATTTTTTCTTGATAATTATTTCTAAAAGATTTAATCCTATAGGTGAGGAATAAATCCAGTTTAAATAATTATCACCAGCTACTTTTTCTATTTCATAGGTTTTATTACTTCTATTAAAGTATTTAATCATTTTAACCCCCGAGTATTAATGAAAATTTTTTAATAATTATATTAAATATTAACATAAATATTTAATATAATTAAGAGGACATTTTATTTTTATAAGGTAAATATAATAAATAAAATAATATAAAAAAGCTAGTAATAGTGGAAAAAGAAATAATTATTGAATTTTTGTTTAGAAATTTAAAAACTTGTAAATTAGGATTCTCTATTAGATAGCAATAGTTTGAACCAATTAAATAATTAGTTGGTATTGTAATTGAAAAATATACCAAAGTCCACTTAAATGTTCTTTTTAAAGAAGTTAAATTAGGACGATAATTATGAATAAACATCATGAAAATTACAGAAATTAAAATTCCACCATGTGATATAAAAAACTGAATGAACATATAATGTGGAAAGGGATAAAGGGAATTATCGTGGAATAATAAGGCTATAGTTGCACCACCAATTCCCCAAAAATATAATAAATCAAAAATTTTTTTTGATTTATTATACATAATTATGATACATAATATTATAGAAATTCTACAAGGATATAATGGTAAGCATTCTTTTAAAGTTAATTTATTATTCAATAGATACCATGTATAAATAGAGATTTGGTGAATAACTAAAATAAAAGCAATAAGATGAGATATAAATTTCTCATTACAAGTCTTTTTTAAAGTATTTCTATAGAAATAAATAATAAAGCATAAAGTAAAGATAATTGTTATACAAACAATGTGACTTATAGAAAAAGGACATAATATAATATTATCATTTATTGACTTCAAATATATATATGAATATTTCATAAATGTCACCTCTTAAAATATGTTTATATAGTAAGTATGATAAAAAAATATAAATATATACTGTAATATAGGTAGTATATATTTATAAGGTTGACATTAAATGAAAACTGAACTAAAATATTATAGTAAAATATTATAAGCATCCGTAGCTCAGTAGGATAGAGCGTCCCCCTCCTAAGGGGAAGGCCGGGGGTTCGATTCCCTTCGGGTGTACCAAAACTGCAACAATTATATTGTTGCAGTTTTTTAATATAAAGAAATATTTAACTAAAGGAGTAGATATGAAAGAAGAATTTATGAAGCTTGCTTTGAAAGAAGCTAAAATAGCTAAAAACATGGATGAAGTTCCTGTAGGTGCTATAATAGTTAAGGAAGGCAAAGTTATAGCATCAGCCCATAATTTAAGGGAAAAATTAAAAGATCCAACGGCACATGCAGAAATTTTAGCAATAAAAAAAGCCTGTGAGATATTAGGGGATTGGAGACTTTCAGATTGTGAAATGTATGTTACCTTAGAACCTTGTCCTATGTGTACTGGGGCAATTATTCAATCAAGAATAAAAAAGATATATATAGGTACATTTGATCCTGTGGCAGGATGCTGTGGTTCAGTTGTAGATTTAGTGCAAAATAGATACTTAAATACTATGATTGATGTAATTTGGTTATATCATAAAGAATGTAGTGAAATACTAACAAATTTTTTTAAAAACAGAAGAAAATAAAAATCACTACGATATATAAATTAAAGAATATTGTGATATAATAATATATATTATGAAATATTTTACAATGGAGAGATGGCTGAGTGGTTTAAAGCAATTGACTCGAAATCAATCGTAGGAGAATGACTTCTACCGAGGGTTCAAATCCCTCTCTCTCTGCCAATATAAATTTTAACAAGAGGGTAAAATAATGAGAAAAAAAGTTTATTTATTATTTGCTATGCTAATGACTACAATAGTTTTAAGTGCATGTAATAGCAAAGAAAATCAAAAGAACAAAGACTTTGATAATGTTACAAAAAAAATAGAAAATAATAAATCTAGTTCAAGTACATATAATAGCACTAAAGAATCTTCATCAATTACAAAAAATAATTGGGTAAATCCAGAAAAAATAAAAGAATTAATAGACTTTGAAAAGAAAGTAAAAGAAGATAATGATACTTTAAAAAAAGCTTATAAAGAAAAGATAGATATGAAAAAAAACTCAACAGATATTATTCTTGAGGAAAAGTTTAAAATTGCAATGTCTAAGATTACAAAAGGTGAAAAAAAAGCTAAACAAAAAAGTAATCATGGTTCAGAAGCCAAAAAAAGAGAAGATTCCATAAAGGAAGAATTTAAAAAATTATCACAAATTGAAAATAAAAAGTATGAAGATAATAAAAATACCTTAAAAAAGATATTTCAAGATTATGATAATAAGTTAAAGGCAATAGAAGCTAGAAGAGATACTGTAATACAAGCAATGATATCAGAGGATAAAAATACTTCAAAATTAGAAGATAAGGATATAAAGACAAATATAAGTACTATTAGTGAAAATGGCAAAAAAGAACTAAAAAAATATAAGGATGATATAAATGCTATAGTTAAACTAAGAAATAGTGAACTTATAAAAATAAAGTAGACATAGAATAAATTTATATAATAAGTATAAGAATTAAATATAAGTATTTCCCTTGAATTTAATTGAAATTAATAGTATAATAGTCTTTGCTTAATATAATAATGTATTATGGAGAGATGTCCGAGAGGTTTAAGGAGCACGCCTGGAACGCGTGTGTAGGGGAAACTCTACCGAGGGTTCGAATCCCTCTTTCTCCGCCATTAGTCGTGCTAGACGGGAAGTTAGCGGTGTCCTGTACCTGCAATCCGCTATAGCAGGGTTGAATTCCTTGTAGAGGCTTTAAAATGGAAGGTCTGGCTTATATAAGTGGCGTTGAGAGTTGGGCCCTACGCAATAAAAACTCATGAACTCCGTCAGGTCCGGAAGGAAGCAGCGGTAAGTGAGGACCTTTATGTGCCGTAGGCAAACCTAACTTGAGTTAACTATATAAGTAACGCTTTTATTTTACTGTCGACGCAAGGTGCACGACTTTACATAGGGATATTAGGACGCTTTAATAGCGTCCTTTTTTTATATGAAAATTTATTTAAAATTAATTATTATGGTATAATAATTATTAAAAGCCTGGGGAAAACAAGGAATTACTAAAAAGATAAGAGGTGTTACAATGGGATATACTGCTTTATATAGAGAATGGCGACCAAGAACCTTTGAAGAAGTTGTAGGTCAGGAGCATATAACATTAACATTAAAAAATCAAATGAAAAATAATAGAATAGCACATGCATATCTTTTTTGTGGCACAAGAGGTACTGGAAAAACCTCTACTGCAAAAATATTTTCCAAGGCGGTAAATTGTTTAAATCCACAAGATGGTGAGCCATGTAATGAGTGTGATATGTGCAAAAAAATAAATGCAGGACTTGCAATAGATGTATCTGAAATGGATGCAGCATCACACAATAAAGTAGATGATATTAGGGATCTTATAGAAGAAGTTAAATATCCTCCAAGAGAAGGAAAATATAAAGTTTATATAATGGATGAGGCTCATATGTTAACCCAAGGAGCAGTAAATGCTTTTTTAAAAACATTAGAGGAACCTCCAGAAAAAGTAGTGTTTATTTTAGCAACAACGGATCCTCAAAAATTACCTATAACAATATTATCAAGATGTCAAAGATTTGATTTTAAAAGAATAAAAAGTGATGATATTTTTGAAAGATTAATTAAAATAACAAAAGAACAGGGTATTTTTGCAGATAATAAAAGTTTAAGTCTTATAGCTAGAATGTCCGATGGAGCTATGAGAGATGCTTTAAGTATATTAGATCAGGCTATATCTATGGGAAATGGAAAAGTAGACTATGATCAAGTAATAAATATGTTAGGACTTGTTACTAATGATAATTTATTAAAGCTTACAAATACTATTATAGATAAAGATATTGAAAATTCTATTAGAATTATAGATGATGTAGTTTATGCTGGAAAAGATATAAATTTATTCATAAAAGATATGATACATCATATGAGAAATTTGATGATGGTAAAGGTGAGTCAAAATCCTGAAGATGTATTAGATATGTCTGAGGAAAATATAAATTTCTTGAAAGAACAATCTAAAAAAATAAGAATAGAAGAAATAATGAGATGTATAAGAATTTTACAGGAATGTGAAGAACAATCAAAATGGAGTAAGCAGGGAAGAATATATTTAGAACTTTCCATAATAAAAATGTGTAAAATAGAGTATGATACATCTAAAGAAGTTTTATTATCTAGACTGAATAAGCTGGAAAAGATAATAAAAGAAGGAAATATAACAATAGATACTAATATAAGTAATACTAAAAATCAATTTGCTGAAAATAAATCTATAAAAAAAGTATCTTCATTAAATGAACAAAGATTAAACCTCAAGGAAGAAATATTAGAAGTAAATTCTAATTCTAAAATTACTATTGAAGATGTAAAAAAATCATGGAAAGATATACTGGAAATTTTCAAAGCAAAAAGACATATGGTACTTTATGCTTCACTAATAACAGGAAATGTAATACAATGTAAAGGTGGAGTTATAACAATAAAATATGATCAACAATATGCTTTTAATATAAAAAGATTAGAAAAAGAAGATAGCCGAAAAATAGTAGAAGAAATATTTTCACATGAACTAAAAGAGAATGTGAGAATAAAATATATTGTGGATAAAAAAGAAGAGAAGAAATCCCCTGAAGAAATATTAAAAGAAGCATTTGGAGAAGATTTAGTAGAAATAATTGATGAATAAATTCCTAAATGATAAAATGATAAAGATAAGAACAATAAAAAGATAATAAATTAATATAGGAGGTAATATAATGGCAAGAGGCGGATTCCCAGGAATGGGTGGCGGAATGAATATAAATAATTTAATGAAACAAGCACAAAAGATGCAACAACAAATGCAACAAGTTCAATCAGAACTTCAAGAAAAAGAATTTGAAGCATCAGCTGGTGGTGGTGCTGTCACAGTTAAAGCTAACGGAAAAAAAGAAATAATTAGTATAAATATTGATCCAGATGTTGTAGATCCTGATGATGTTGAAATGTTACAAGATTTAATATTAGCAGCATGTAATCAAGTTTTAAAGACAGCTGATGAAGAAACAAATAAGGAAATGAAAAAGCTTACAGGTGGTTTAAACATGCCTGGAATGTTCTAGGTTAGAGGTGAATAATTTGGATTTCTATCCTGTGGTTATAGAAAAATTAATAGAAGAGTTTGCAAAACTACCTGGTATAGGGTATAAAACAGCTCAAAGATTAACATTGCATGTTCTAAATTTACCTAATGATGAAGTGCGAGAATTTGCAAATGCACTAGTAAAAGCAAGAGGAACCATAAGATATTGTTCTGTATGTGGTAATTACACAGATAGTGATCCATGTGCTATATGCTCTAATCCTAATAGGGATGAAAGTATAATATGTGTAGTTGAACAACCTAAAGATATTATATCTTTAGAAAAAATACGAGAATATAATGGAACCTATCATGTTCTTCATGGAGTAATATCTCCAATGTCAGGGAAAGGACCAGAAGATATTAATCTAAAAGGTCTTATAACTAGAATCAAAGGAGAGGTAAAGGAAATTATTGTAGCTACAAATCCTAATGTAGAAGGAGAAGCTACAGCAATGTATATATCTAAAATTTTAAAACCATTAGGTGTTAAAGTTACAAGAATTGCTCATGGAGTTCCTGTAGGTGGAGACTTAGAATATGCAGACGAAGTAACTCTTTCTAAAGCCTTAGAAGGAAGAGTTGAATTATAAAATCATCATTAAAACTTCTATTTTAATTAAAATAGAAGTTTATTTTTTAATTAAATAATAATCATTGTTTATTTAAAGGAATATAATATAGTGAAAGTGAGTATAGGAGGGGTTAGATGGAGTACATAGGATATTTTATGATAGGTATTATATTGTTATATGTTGTTGTAAAGCTTTTAGCATGGCCAATAAAAATACTATATAAACTTATTATAAATGGAGTATTAGGGGTAGTTCTTCTTTTAATTGTGAATTTTATTGGGGGCAATATTGATATAACAATAGGTATAAATCCATGGTCTGCACTAATAGCTGGTTTTTTTGGTATACCAGGGGTTATATTCTTAATTATTTTTAAATTCTTTTTATAAATATTCCTATTAATATTGTATAATATAGTTAAAAGTATAATTTATAACTTTTAATGAAATGGGGTGAACTTATAGTTATATGAATAAAGGATTAAATAAGATAATAGGAATATTTCTAGTGGTATTTTTAATTGCAAATGTAATTACCGTAATAAGGTTTAATAATATAACTGAAGATATAAATAGAAATTTTAATAAATTAAATTATCTAGAAAAGAATATTGATGAGCTTTCAGAAAATATAAATAAGATTAATTCAAGACAGGATTGGATTACTAGCAAAGATTATAAAGTTTTAGAACTAGATAAAGATTATAAGAATATAACAATAATGATATATGGAAATTTAAAAGAACTTGAGAATAATTCTAAGATGTATTTGCTGTATGGAAAAGTAGGAAAAACATCTTCTGATGAAATTGAGTGGAACAAAGTTTCTTTAAGTGTGTCTTACGGATTGAAGTTTAGTAAAACTTTAAAACTTCCTTATAATGAAGACTATAGATTTAAAGTATTAGCAGAAAGTCCTACAAAATCAAGGAGTGAGGAACTTTTATATGTATATTTTAAGAATGAGATAAAGAATAGAATATCTACTCATATATTTGAAAATACAAATGCTAATGATAAGGATTATACAAGATTAGATGTTAATATAGACAATAATTATAAATCACAGAAAAAATTTAAAGTAAAAAATATTTTAATTAATGTATATAAGAATAATAAAATAGAAGATAATATAAAGATATATGAAGATGGCAAATCAGTTAAGAATAGTGATATAAAAGAGATACCTAATTATGATAAAAATAATAATTTAATAGACAATGATGATGGAAAAATTGAAAAATTAAATTATAATGTAAAGATAAAAAATGATGATAAAGAAGTGCCTAAGAAAAAATTTGAAATTGTAATTGAGGATTATATGGGTCAAAAATTTATAGAAGAATATCCAAAAGTTAAATAATCATATAAAAATGAGTGAAAAGGTAACTTATCTTTTCACTCATTTTTTAATAAATATATGTACGGAACCTAGTGTGTCAATGATATAAAAATTAAGAAATAAAGAGTAATAATTAGAATAATCAATTTAATTTTAATATTATAGGATAATATATAAAACAAAGGTTTTTATATTCTGATAAGATATTCCTTGTCGTCACGGAGACGTCGGAAACAAAGGAAACAACGAAAGAATTTAAGTAATTTGAGAAAATTAAAAAAATTCAAAAAAGTTGTTGACAAAGAGAAATGAAATTGATATAATGAATAAGCCGTCGAGAGATGGCGAAAGAAAATGGTCTTTGAAAATTAAACAGAATTAAGGTAAGAAACCAGTCAATAAATTTGAGTAAGATTAAACTTTTAAATTGAGAGTTTGATCCTGGCTCAGGACGAACGCTGGCGGCGTGCCTAACACATGCAAGTCGAGCGATGAAGCTTCCTTCGGGGAGTGGATTAGCGGCGGACGGGTGAGTAACACGTGGGTAACCTGCCTCAAAGAGGGGGATAGCCTCCCGAAAGGGAGATTAATACCGCATAACATTATTTTATGGCATCATAGAATAATCAAAGGAGTAATCCGCTTTGAGATGGACCCGCGGCGCATTAGCTAGTTGGTGAGGTAAGGGCTCACCAAGGCGACGATGCGTAGCCGACCTGAGAGGGTGATCGGCCACATTGGAACTGAGACACGGTCCAGACTCCTACGGGAGGCAGCAGTGGGGAATATTGCGCAATGGGGGAAACCCTGACGCAGCAACGCCGCGTGAGTGATGAAGGTTTTCGGATCGTAAAACTCTGTCTTTAGGGACGATAATGACGGTACCTAAGGAGGA
This region includes:
- the serS gene encoding serine--tRNA ligase — its product is MLDLKRIRNNPEEIKNIMQNRGEDFDNKLIDDVVALDERRRQILVEVEKLKSKRNSESSQIGKLKKEGKDTSDVMAEMKKLSDEIKAFDVELNEVDEKIKYIMLRIPNIPNPNVPDGESDEDNVEIRKWGEVTKFDFESKAHWDIGVDLGILDFERGGKIAGSRFTIYKGLGARLERAIINYFLDMHTIDHGYTEILPPYMVNRESMTGTGQLPKFEEDAFKVENNGYFLIPTAEVPVTNMYRNEILNGEELPIKHAAYSACFRAEAGSAGRDTRGLVRQHQFNKVELVKFVKPEQSYDELEKLTRDAEDVLKGLGLPYRVVRICKGDLGFTAALKYDIEVWMPSYNRYVEISSCSNFEDFQARRANIRYKDSQKSKPEFIHTLNGSGVAIGRTVAAILENYQNEDGTVTIPEALRPYMRNLEVIK
- a CDS encoding MBL fold metallo-hydrolase, coding for MKITVIGHWGAYPEKNEATTGYLLQSGEHNILIDCGSGILSRIQEYIPLNKIDSVILSHYHGDHVADIIPLQYEVGISRKLGKRDKKIQIYGHDLSPKFNELTLKGVSDRNKIDNNIEVIIGKLKVTFKWVKHPVPTLAMRFEENGKVFAYSGDTEWCDGVIDIAKDADLFICETSLYNNEYGKVKGHLTAGEVGKIANINNVKKLVLSHLPHYGNLDDLVKEAKQEFNGEVYRAFSGLSFQL
- a CDS encoding phosphatidylserine decarboxylase, whose amino-acid sequence is MIKYFNRSNKTYEIEKVAGDNYLNWIYSSPIGLNLLEIIIKKKLFSKFYGKFCDTKFSKKKINTFIKNFNIDEKEFKSSKSNFKSFNEFFYRKLKKEARPIDYSKNILISPGDGRLLVYENIDIKNIIQVKNLTYSLEELLDNKKLAEKYSGGTCFILRLAPVDYHRFHFIDDGFCEDTVKISGSYYSVNPIALEKIPRLFCENKREYSLFHSENFGDVLYVDVGATCVGSIIQTYKPYAKVYKGDEKGYFKFGGSTIILFFEKNKIIVDKDIIEESSKNIESKVSMGERLGTKL
- a CDS encoding TIGR02206 family membrane protein; this encodes MKYSYIYLKSINDNIILCPFSISHIVCITIIFTLCFIIYFYRNTLKKTCNEKFISHLIAFILVIHQISIYTWYLLNNKLTLKECLPLYPCRISIILCIIIMYNKSKKIFDLLYFWGIGGATIALLFHDNSLYPFPHYMFIQFFISHGGILISVIFMMFIHNYRPNLTSLKRTFKWTLVYFSITIPTNYLIGSNYCYLIENPNLQVFKFLNKNSIIISFSTITSFFILFYLLYLPYKNKMSS
- a CDS encoding nucleoside deaminase, with protein sequence MKEEFMKLALKEAKIAKNMDEVPVGAIIVKEGKVIASAHNLREKLKDPTAHAEILAIKKACEILGDWRLSDCEMYVTLEPCPMCTGAIIQSRIKKIYIGTFDPVAGCCGSVVDLVQNRYLNTMIDVIWLYHKECSEILTNFFKNRRK
- the dnaX gene encoding DNA polymerase III subunit gamma/tau; the protein is MGYTALYREWRPRTFEEVVGQEHITLTLKNQMKNNRIAHAYLFCGTRGTGKTSTAKIFSKAVNCLNPQDGEPCNECDMCKKINAGLAIDVSEMDAASHNKVDDIRDLIEEVKYPPREGKYKVYIMDEAHMLTQGAVNAFLKTLEEPPEKVVFILATTDPQKLPITILSRCQRFDFKRIKSDDIFERLIKITKEQGIFADNKSLSLIARMSDGAMRDALSILDQAISMGNGKVDYDQVINMLGLVTNDNLLKLTNTIIDKDIENSIRIIDDVVYAGKDINLFIKDMIHHMRNLMMVKVSQNPEDVLDMSEENINFLKEQSKKIRIEEIMRCIRILQECEEQSKWSKQGRIYLELSIIKMCKIEYDTSKEVLLSRLNKLEKIIKEGNITIDTNISNTKNQFAENKSIKKVSSLNEQRLNLKEEILEVNSNSKITIEDVKKSWKDILEIFKAKRHMVLYASLITGNVIQCKGGVITIKYDQQYAFNIKRLEKEDSRKIVEEIFSHELKENVRIKYIVDKKEEKKSPEEILKEAFGEDLVEIIDE
- a CDS encoding YbaB/EbfC family nucleoid-associated protein, with the protein product MARGGFPGMGGGMNINNLMKQAQKMQQQMQQVQSELQEKEFEASAGGGAVTVKANGKKEIISINIDPDVVDPDDVEMLQDLILAACNQVLKTADEETNKEMKKLTGGLNMPGMF
- the recR gene encoding recombination mediator RecR, producing the protein MDFYPVVIEKLIEEFAKLPGIGYKTAQRLTLHVLNLPNDEVREFANALVKARGTIRYCSVCGNYTDSDPCAICSNPNRDESIICVVEQPKDIISLEKIREYNGTYHVLHGVISPMSGKGPEDINLKGLITRIKGEVKEIIVATNPNVEGEATAMYISKILKPLGVKVTRIAHGVPVGGDLEYADEVTLSKALEGRVEL
- a CDS encoding pro-sigmaK processing inhibitor BofA family protein, with translation MEYIGYFMIGIILLYVVVKLLAWPIKILYKLIINGVLGVVLLLIVNFIGGNIDITIGINPWSALIAGFFGIPGVIFLIIFKFFL